In Solanum pennellii chromosome 3, SPENNV200, a single window of DNA contains:
- the LOC107014811 gene encoding uncharacterized protein LOC107014811 isoform X2 — translation MWPLFVLLSKFLGTEEDNTEESERDHLSLVLKQSLGRDGFHGTVSGSYFVDVPHINQLHSWDCGLACVLMVLRFLGIKDGNMQELEEFCCTTSIWTVDLAYLLKKFSVSFSYFTVTLGANPSFSVETFYKEQLPNDLVRVDMLFQKARDAGISIEEKELWRTPLGNEVFKRSRLKKRLNEFDLDEWVEESIEQIYLTYLIYNFNINSAYIYMLMLNFIFNMPSMSSTCLTWAIRSNSHLKSPLKKMIGKHTRE, via the exons ATGTGGCCATTATTTGTTCTATTGAGCAAGTTTTTGGGAACAGAAGAAGATAACACCGAAGAATCAGAAAGGGATCATTTAAGTTTGGTCTTAAAACAATCATTGGGTCGAGATGGATTCCACGGCACAGTTTCCGGCTCATACTTTGTTGAT GTTCCTCATATAAACCAATTACATTCGTGGGACTGCGGTCTTGCTTGTGTTCTGATGGTTTTGAGGTTTCTTGGAATCAAGGATGGAAACATGCAAGAGCTAGAAGAGTTCTGCTGCACTACCAG TATTTGGACAGTTGATCTGGCGTATTTATTGAAGAAATTTTCTGTCAGTTTTTCCTACTTCACAGTAACATTAGGTGCAAATCCAAGTTTTTCTGTGGAGACATTTTACAAG GAGCAACTGCCCAATGATCTTGTCCGAGTGGATATGCTATTTCAAAAAGCACGTGATGCTGGTATAAGTATAGAG gaaaaagaaTTGTGGCGCACTCCCCTTGGTAATGAGGTTTTCAAGAGGTCTCGTTTGAAGAAGAGGCTAAATGAGTTTGATCTGGATGAGTGGGTGGAAGAAAGTATCGAACAAATTTATCTAACTTATTTGATTTACAATTTCAACATAAAtagtgcatatatatatatgttgatgctaaattttatttttaatatgccGAGTATGAGCAGCACATGCTTGACATGGGCGATTCGGTCCAACTCACACCTGAAGAGTCCACTCAAAAAAATGATTGGGAAACACACAAGGGAATAA